The nucleotide window TCAAGCCGCTTTTGTTGACTATGGTGCAGAACGTCATGGTTTCCTTGCAGCTTCTGATTTAAACCAAATGCTTTTCAAGGCACCAAGGGGGATTCGTGGGAGACCTGCCATCAATCAATTGCTTCATTCTGGCCAGAAAATCATGGTTCAGGTAGCAAAGGATGAGATTGCTCACAAGGGTGCCGCTTTAACAACGAATATTTCACTTCCTGGGCGTTTTCTCGTATTCATGCCTAATAGCGACAAGGGAGGAGTATCCAAACGAATCGAGGACAACGAAACGAGAACTCGCCTCAAGCATTTGCTCAAGGGTCTGGGAAGTGAAGACGCCTCGGCAATCATTCGCACAGCAGGAGTGGACCGAAGCTTGAGTGAATTAAAGCAAGATTTTATGACACTTCGGAGAACGTGGAATCAGATCAAACAAAGCTTTGAAGGTTCCTCAAATCCAACCCTCTTGCACCAAGAGGAAGATGCTGTCGTTAGGATGCTGCGGGATTACTTCACAGATGATGTGGGTGATGTCATCATCGATGATCCTGAAGCCTTCCAAAGAGCGTTAGAATTTTTCCAGACCAACATGCCAGGTCGTCAAAAGAAGCTTCAACTCTACCTTGGAGAGCGCCCAATATTCTCTGAGCATCGAATTGAAGATCAAATCGAATGGTTGAACCACCCCCAAGTGCCCTTGCCTTCTGGAGGTGGTTTAGTGATTCAGCCAACAGAGGCTCTTGTTTCGATTGATGTCAATTCTGGTAAATCTAACCAGGAAAAAAATATTGAGGAGACTGCACTCCGGACCAACATTGAGGCCGCTGAAGAAGTAGCGCGGCAACTTCGACTTCGGAATCTTGGGGGTCTGATTGTTATTGATTTCATTGATATGAACCATAGCCAGAATCGTCAGGCAGTAGTTCAATGTCTCTCAGAATCCCTGTCCAAAGACAAAGCTAAGTGGACTCTGGGCGAAATTTCCCAATTCGGACTAATGGAGATGAGCCGGCAGCGGATTGCATCAAGTCTCTCTCAAAGTGGAAAAGAATTTTGTCCGGCCTGCCATGGCTCTGGGAAAGTCATCTCGAACTCTTCGCTCGCAAATAAGCTGCTGCGACAGATGAGAGATCTGGTTCTAAGTGGCAAGATTCAAGAGGTACGTTTACGACTCCCCCTCGTGTT belongs to SAR324 cluster bacterium and includes:
- a CDS encoding Rne/Rng family ribonuclease; this encodes MSDSNKNMLINVEDDETRIAIANNQMLDNLYIDYTHRAQTVGNIYIGNVVKIQSSFQAAFVDYGAERHGFLAASDLNQMLFKAPRGIRGRPAINQLLHSGQKIMVQVAKDEIAHKGAALTTNISLPGRFLVFMPNSDKGGVSKRIEDNETRTRLKHLLKGLGSEDASAIIRTAGVDRSLSELKQDFMTLRRTWNQIKQSFEGSSNPTLLHQEEDAVVRMLRDYFTDDVGDVIIDDPEAFQRALEFFQTNMPGRQKKLQLYLGERPIFSEHRIEDQIEWLNHPQVPLPSGGGLVIQPTEALVSIDVNSGKSNQEKNIEETALRTNIEAAEEVARQLRLRNLGGLIVIDFIDMNHSQNRQAVVQCLSESLSKDKAKWTLGEISQFGLMEMSRQRIASSLSQSGKEFCPACHGSGKVISNSSLANKLLRQMRDLVLSGKIQEVRLRLPLVLAEQLLNQKRKHLYQLEMEYSLRIKITPDPSLTPCEIPDIELVGRDGALVQEAVDSDPSEAYRNRDFRARARRDFRIHKEPHPAKEQNEEPEDSLLEEVATPLESVAENNSGNEDEEDESKQQKSRSRNRGRGRGRGRGRPDFNNESSDDQLDQQDDNVAEEDENVAPTDEFEEPPPK